From the Thermococcus sp. 18S1 genome, one window contains:
- a CDS encoding glycosyltransferase, which translates to MKVLMVGPIEKAGGVSTHTKELTKALRKLGVEVEVYNISPGREYLAIISNLIKLYKRTWGLSIKSLTAAKNFNIVHIQSSGPLGGFIPAIVGTFWSQILGLNFIVTFHYRSDKAFINKYRRIFQIVIKNSRIFFVVSDKQIKNLRDVIDVHLITHRVKLVFNGFDNELFRPISKTYCREILNLPYNKKIVVTIGNLLPVKGHEYLIEAMKKIVKARNDVMLIIVGDGPLRKDLENQIKKLGLENYVKLVGAKPHNKIPLWMNAADLFVLPSLSEGNPTVMFEALGVGLPFVGTAVGGVPEIITSEDYGLLCPPKDPECLAEKILIALDKEWNREKIRKYAEQFTWENIARETLKIYRQVLDNETQ; encoded by the coding sequence ATGAAAGTTCTCATGGTTGGACCAATTGAAAAGGCCGGGGGTGTTTCAACTCATACCAAAGAACTTACAAAGGCCCTCAGAAAGTTAGGTGTTGAAGTGGAAGTTTACAATATAAGTCCCGGCAGAGAGTATCTTGCAATAATTTCTAATTTGATCAAGCTATATAAGCGAACTTGGGGGCTTTCAATTAAATCGTTAACAGCAGCCAAAAACTTCAATATTGTTCATATACAGTCATCTGGGCCATTGGGTGGATTTATCCCCGCGATAGTAGGAACATTTTGGAGCCAGATTCTCGGACTCAATTTTATTGTTACCTTTCATTACAGATCAGATAAAGCGTTTATAAATAAATACAGACGGATATTCCAAATTGTCATTAAGAATTCCCGAATTTTCTTTGTAGTATCAGACAAACAAATCAAAAATCTGAGAGATGTTATTGATGTTCATTTAATAACCCACAGGGTCAAACTCGTGTTTAATGGGTTTGATAACGAATTATTCCGCCCAATCTCTAAAACATACTGTAGAGAAATTCTCAATCTGCCCTATAACAAAAAGATAGTCGTGACTATTGGTAACCTTTTACCAGTAAAAGGCCATGAGTATCTAATTGAAGCTATGAAAAAAATTGTGAAAGCCAGAAATGATGTCATGCTTATCATCGTCGGAGATGGACCACTGAGAAAAGACCTAGAAAACCAGATTAAAAAGTTAGGTTTAGAAAACTATGTAAAGCTTGTCGGTGCTAAACCCCACAATAAAATTCCCCTCTGGATGAACGCCGCCGACCTATTCGTATTGCCTAGTTTAAGCGAAGGCAACCCCACTGTAATGTTCGAGGCTCTTGGTGTCGGTTTGCCATTCGTTGGGACTGCCGTTGGCGGGGTTCCAGAGATAATAACCTCTGAGGACTACGGCCTGCTGTGTCCACCAAAGGATCCAGAGTGCCTAGCGGAGAAAATTTTAATTGCCCTAGACAAGGAGTGGAATAGAGAGAAAATAAGAAAGTATGCTGAACAGTTCACGTGGGAGAATATTGCAAGAGAGACGCTTAAAATTTATAGACAGGTGTTGGATAATGAAACCCAATAG
- a CDS encoding DUF354 domain-containing protein yields MGRKYDLWIDISNTPQVHIARAIVSELNGYSIYITGFKRGETVELMEMFGLPGEVVGSDRYNPFLKSLSFANRALLLLFKAPRARALLNFGNATSIPTSKLRRSKVILMLDNDLKFVEKKSIFLRIESNIERFTDYVIVPNAAEDVFQKFFKNVITYPGYKEHLYIADFEPNPNFVQNLPFKEYIVVRPESLTSLYVLHNKSLVPELMRLFEKEGINVIYLPRNDEERKLAKGFKNVYIPPKALDGLNLIYYSKATLTGSGTMAREAAVIGVPAVSFFPGGRLLAVDKDLVKRGKMMHSREPEEIVEYIVNSWDKKREGEFEKAQQVRKHVIHNIQEIIGD; encoded by the coding sequence ATGGGAAGGAAGTATGATTTATGGATTGACATCTCGAATACACCCCAAGTACACATTGCTAGAGCAATAGTTAGTGAGCTAAATGGATACTCAATATATATCACAGGATTCAAGAGAGGCGAAACAGTAGAGCTCATGGAAATGTTTGGATTGCCTGGTGAAGTAGTAGGGAGCGATAGATACAATCCATTTCTCAAGTCACTATCCTTTGCCAATAGAGCACTCTTACTGCTGTTTAAAGCTCCAAGAGCCAGGGCCCTTTTAAATTTTGGAAACGCGACTTCCATACCCACCAGCAAGCTCAGGAGATCAAAAGTTATACTGATGTTGGACAATGACCTCAAGTTTGTCGAGAAAAAATCAATCTTCTTGAGAATAGAATCAAATATTGAGAGATTCACTGATTATGTGATAGTGCCTAATGCCGCAGAAGACGTTTTTCAGAAGTTTTTTAAAAACGTTATCACGTACCCTGGCTACAAAGAACACCTATATATAGCAGATTTTGAGCCAAATCCAAACTTCGTGCAAAATCTCCCATTCAAAGAGTACATTGTAGTAAGGCCCGAGTCTCTGACATCTTTATACGTGCTCCACAACAAGTCACTAGTTCCAGAGTTGATGAGACTTTTTGAAAAAGAAGGCATAAACGTGATATATCTACCCAGAAATGATGAGGAAAGGAAGCTTGCCAAAGGATTCAAGAACGTTTACATTCCCCCAAAAGCGTTGGATGGGCTTAATCTAATTTATTACTCAAAAGCGACCCTGACAGGCTCTGGAACAATGGCCAGAGAAGCAGCGGTTATAGGGGTTCCTGCGGTATCATTCTTCCCAGGAGGGAGATTGCTTGCAGTGGACAAAGATCTGGTTAAAAGGGGAAAAATGATGCATTCAAGAGAACCGGAGGAAATCGTTGAGTACATAGTGAATAGCTGGGATAAAAAACGAGAGGGAGAGTTTGAAAAAGCTCAACAAGTAAGAAAGCATGTGATCCACAATATACAAGAGATCATTGGGGATTAA
- a CDS encoding nucleotide sugar dehydrogenase — translation MKISVLGLGYIGLPTALLFASAGYDVIGVDIDSEKVNMLNQGMLPFQEPGLDELFEKAQKKFRATTKVEPSDVFLIAVPTPADSHTKTADLIYVRSAAEMIYPHLKEGDLVILESTVPPLTTEKLVVPILEKSRLKAGYDFYVAHCPERAIPGKTIYEMVHNDRVVGGINKKSAELTKRLYRSFVKGKLYITDATTAEFVKLIENTYRDVNIALVNELAQIAEEYHINIWEAIELANKHPRVHLHKPGPGVGGHCISIDPWFVIQNSSNGKLIAMARYTNDTMPNYVVKKVKKILKDIKYPTITIFGVAYKGNVDDTRETPALRIIKLAENEGINIRVYDPVVKDFEYPLLDLEDAVKDSDCIVVVTDHEIFKYLDPEPVGKLMRNKIVVDTRNILNHDKWKKAGFKVKVLGNGKEV, via the coding sequence ATGAAAATTTCAGTCCTTGGGCTTGGATATATTGGACTTCCAACGGCATTACTTTTCGCGTCAGCAGGATATGATGTAATTGGTGTTGATATAGATTCAGAAAAAGTAAACATGCTAAATCAGGGTATGTTGCCATTTCAGGAACCTGGACTAGATGAACTCTTCGAAAAGGCGCAAAAAAAATTTAGAGCAACTACAAAAGTAGAGCCAAGTGATGTATTTTTAATTGCAGTTCCGACTCCTGCCGACTCTCACACAAAAACTGCGGACTTAATATACGTCCGCTCAGCAGCTGAGATGATATATCCCCATTTAAAAGAGGGAGACCTAGTAATACTTGAGTCAACCGTACCCCCTCTCACAACTGAAAAACTAGTAGTTCCAATCTTAGAGAAAAGCAGATTAAAAGCGGGATATGATTTTTATGTCGCTCATTGTCCAGAGAGAGCCATACCTGGAAAAACTATATACGAGATGGTACACAATGATAGGGTAGTAGGGGGCATAAATAAAAAATCTGCTGAATTAACCAAAAGACTCTATAGATCTTTTGTAAAGGGGAAACTCTACATCACAGATGCTACTACTGCAGAGTTCGTGAAATTAATAGAAAACACATACAGAGACGTTAACATCGCCCTAGTGAATGAACTTGCCCAGATAGCTGAGGAATATCACATAAATATATGGGAAGCCATTGAACTAGCCAATAAACATCCGAGAGTACATCTTCATAAGCCAGGTCCCGGGGTCGGCGGACATTGCATCTCTATTGATCCCTGGTTTGTGATTCAGAATTCTTCAAACGGCAAACTCATAGCCATGGCCAGATATACTAACGACACAATGCCCAACTATGTCGTGAAGAAAGTAAAGAAGATCCTGAAAGACATCAAGTATCCCACCATCACAATCTTTGGAGTCGCGTATAAGGGAAACGTTGATGATACAAGGGAAACTCCCGCACTGAGGATAATCAAACTCGCTGAAAATGAAGGAATAAATATTAGAGTGTATGATCCAGTTGTAAAAGACTTCGAATACCCTCTGCTAGACTTAGAAGACGCAGTTAAAGACAGCGATTGTATAGTTGTGGTAACAGATCATGAAATTTTCAAGTATCTTGATCCCGAACCTGTCGGAAAGCTCATGAGAAACAAAATAGTGGTTGATACAAGAAATATCTTAAATCATGACAAATGGAAAAAAGCAGGATTTAAAGTGAAGGTGCTTGGAAATGGGAAGGAAGTATGA
- a CDS encoding glycosyltransferase family 2 protein, translating into MKSLWRGGNLMYKGHKIGVVVPAYNEEKLIEKTLSGIPDYVDRIYVIDDASTDNTSQVVQKIMKKDTRVTLIKHETNKGVGGAIITGYKKGIEEGMDILVVMAGDNQMEPKDLPALLDPIIERDIDFTKGNRFLRKDYELRMPLWRRFGTFLLDWLTKIASGYWHISDPQNGYVAISTKALKRIDLESLYQGYAFENDLLIKASLAGLKAINVPVRIRYKVGESSKLRYGKFIVNTSWFLLTSFLNRIWIQYIQNFKAIGFLYLTGFLLIIASIPSSLVISNSILMCIAGLALFISACILEAKNNTLSDSPVSTITTHGGEAK; encoded by the coding sequence ATGAAGAGTCTATGGAGGGGAGGTAATTTAATGTATAAAGGTCACAAAATAGGGGTAGTAGTGCCAGCATATAACGAAGAAAAGCTAATTGAAAAGACACTATCTGGAATACCCGATTACGTAGACAGAATATATGTCATAGACGATGCTTCTACAGATAACACGTCTCAGGTTGTCCAAAAGATAATGAAAAAAGATACCCGGGTAACTCTGATCAAACATGAAACAAACAAGGGGGTTGGTGGTGCAATAATTACTGGATACAAAAAGGGCATCGAGGAAGGAATGGATATTCTAGTAGTTATGGCTGGAGACAACCAGATGGAACCAAAAGATTTGCCAGCACTCCTGGATCCCATTATTGAAAGAGATATTGATTTTACTAAGGGAAACAGATTTCTTAGAAAGGATTACGAACTAAGGATGCCTCTTTGGAGGAGATTTGGAACATTTTTGTTAGATTGGCTTACAAAAATTGCTTCTGGATACTGGCATATTTCTGATCCCCAAAATGGCTATGTAGCTATATCAACTAAAGCCCTAAAGAGGATTGACTTGGAATCTCTTTATCAAGGATACGCATTTGAAAATGACCTCCTGATTAAAGCTAGTCTGGCTGGATTGAAAGCAATAAACGTCCCAGTCCGTATTAGATACAAAGTTGGAGAATCATCTAAACTCAGATATGGAAAATTTATTGTCAACACGAGCTGGTTTTTATTAACGTCCTTTTTAAATAGAATATGGATTCAATACATCCAAAACTTCAAAGCCATCGGATTCTTATACTTAACGGGGTTCCTGTTAATTATAGCCTCAATCCCAAGTTCACTAGTTATTTCAAATTCCATCCTCATGTGTATTGCAGGACTAGCCCTATTTATCTCCGCTTGTATATTGGAAGCTAAGAATAACACATTATCAGACTCTCCAGTATCAACCATAACCACTCACGGGGGGGAAGCCAAATGA
- a CDS encoding UDP-N-acetylglucosamine 3-dehydrogenase, with protein sequence MLRAGVVGVGNMGYHHARVYSELARDGKVELVGVADANFERAKEVAKKFDTIPYADYKELAKEELDAVTIAVPTSLHKDVALEFIDAGTSVLVEKPIADTIENAETILMAAEEKDVTLMVGHIERFNPAVLKLKEVLNTALLGKILTITAKRVGPMPPQIKDTGVVIDLAVHDIDVMRFLFEEKLQKVYAKIGNAKHPAKVEDYSLIMLSFSNGKSGIIETNWLTPHKVRKLTIVGTEGIAELDYISQKFVIYNEEWIMEAKIEKKEPLRNELEHFIECVERKSQPLVTGEDGLYALKVAIKALESAQKDEAVNIE encoded by the coding sequence ATGCTCAGGGCTGGAGTCGTTGGTGTTGGGAACATGGGGTATCATCATGCTAGGGTTTACTCCGAACTGGCAAGAGATGGGAAGGTGGAGCTCGTCGGCGTTGCAGATGCAAACTTTGAGAGAGCTAAAGAAGTTGCCAAAAAATTCGATACAATCCCCTATGCTGATTACAAAGAGCTAGCCAAGGAAGAACTAGACGCGGTAACAATAGCAGTTCCCACCTCGCTCCACAAAGACGTTGCTTTAGAGTTTATTGACGCTGGGACAAGCGTTCTTGTTGAGAAACCAATAGCCGACACCATCGAGAACGCAGAAACCATACTCATGGCCGCTGAGGAGAAAGACGTTACACTGATGGTTGGACACATCGAGAGGTTCAATCCTGCGGTTCTAAAGTTAAAGGAGGTTTTAAACACTGCTTTACTCGGAAAGATACTAACAATAACAGCAAAGCGTGTGGGCCCCATGCCTCCACAGATAAAAGATACTGGGGTTGTAATTGATCTCGCGGTTCATGATATTGATGTTATGAGATTTCTATTCGAGGAGAAGCTCCAAAAAGTTTATGCAAAAATAGGAAATGCAAAACATCCAGCAAAAGTAGAAGACTATTCTCTTATCATGCTTAGTTTCAGTAATGGAAAAAGTGGTATTATTGAGACCAATTGGCTAACTCCTCACAAAGTCAGAAAATTAACAATCGTCGGAACAGAGGGAATAGCAGAATTAGATTATATTTCTCAGAAATTCGTCATTTATAATGAGGAATGGATTATGGAGGCAAAAATAGAAAAGAAGGAGCCACTAAGAAACGAGCTGGAACATTTTATTGAATGCGTCGAGAGGAAAAGTCAACCATTAGTAACTGGAGAGGATGGTTTGTATGCTCTAAAAGTTGCAATTAAAGCATTAGAAAGCGCTCAAAAAGACGAAGCCGTGAACATTGAATGA
- a CDS encoding DegT/DnrJ/EryC1/StrS aminotransferase family protein, producing MRNIPIAKPLIGDEEINAVAEVLKNGMLAHGKEVEAFEREFADYLGAKHGIAVANGTAALDVALKALKIGPGDEVITTPFTFIASATSILFQGARPVFADIDPKTHNLDPNEVLEKITDKTKAILVVHLYGQPANMKVFTEIAEDYNLYLIEDCAQAHGAKFEGRKVGTFGHIAAFSFYPTKNMTTGEGGMVVTNDDELARRAKLIRSHGQAEKYLHVELGYNLRTTNMAGAIGRIQLRKLDEWNRIRNENAEKLSEGIRKINGLTPPYVDPRVYHVFHQYVIRVEDEFSLSRDELMTKLRERGIGTAVHYPMPVHWQPLFQKLGYEKDCCPNAIEASKRVLSLPVHPAVSEEDIGYILETLNELAS from the coding sequence ATGAGGAACATCCCCATTGCCAAACCCCTCATAGGGGATGAAGAAATCAACGCCGTTGCCGAAGTTTTGAAGAATGGCATGTTGGCCCACGGAAAGGAAGTAGAAGCCTTTGAAAGAGAATTTGCCGACTATCTTGGCGCCAAGCATGGCATTGCAGTCGCCAACGGGACCGCCGCGTTGGATGTGGCGTTAAAGGCCCTCAAAATAGGGCCCGGCGATGAGGTGATAACGACCCCATTCACGTTCATAGCCTCAGCCACATCAATTCTCTTTCAGGGGGCAAGACCAGTTTTTGCAGACATCGACCCAAAAACCCACAACCTTGATCCCAACGAAGTTCTAGAAAAGATAACGGACAAAACAAAGGCTATTCTAGTCGTCCACCTCTACGGTCAGCCAGCCAACATGAAGGTTTTCACCGAAATCGCCGAGGATTACAACCTCTACCTCATCGAGGACTGTGCTCAGGCTCACGGAGCCAAGTTCGAGGGGCGGAAAGTGGGAACTTTTGGCCACATTGCCGCATTCAGCTTCTACCCAACGAAGAACATGACGACCGGCGAGGGAGGAATGGTCGTTACGAACGATGATGAGCTCGCGAGGAGGGCCAAGCTCATCAGGAGTCACGGGCAGGCGGAAAAGTACCTCCACGTCGAACTCGGGTACAATCTGAGAACCACCAACATGGCCGGCGCAATCGGTCGCATCCAGCTGAGAAAGCTGGATGAATGGAACAGGATACGAAACGAGAATGCAGAGAAACTCAGTGAGGGCATTAGGAAGATTAACGGTCTGACTCCTCCCTACGTCGATCCAAGGGTTTACCACGTCTTCCACCAGTACGTCATCCGCGTTGAGGATGAATTCTCCCTGAGCAGAGATGAATTGATGACAAAGCTCAGAGAGCGGGGGATTGGTACGGCCGTCCACTATCCAATGCCCGTTCACTGGCAACCCCTCTTCCAAAAGCTCGGGTATGAGAAAGACTGTTGTCCAAACGCGATAGAGGCAAGCAAGAGAGTCCTAAGCCTTCCAGTGCATCCTGCCGTGAGTGAAGAGGATATCGGGTACATACTGGAGACCCTCAATGAACTTGCCTCCTAA